Sequence from the Erythrobacter insulae genome:
GAGGGTTGGAGCAGGGCGATGCACATAATGAGCGCGACCGGCAGGATAATCGCCAGCGTCAGCCATGGCGACATCCCAAAACGGCCAATCATTGCAATGACCACCGGGGCCAGAACATGTCCGCTTACAAATATGCCGATATAGGCGGGGAAATCGTCCGCTTGCTGGATCGACCAATCTTGCTGGCAATGTCCGCATGTATCGACCGGTTTCAGCCATTTGCGAAACAGCACCGCTTCGCCGCAACGCGGGCATTGGCCCAATGCACCGCGCAAGCCCGCTGCTGGCAGGCTCGCGGGTAGATCAATCGCAGCTATCGGGGGCTGTGCATTAGCCATGGAGAAGCTGTTGGCATCATGTGTACAAGCTGTCGACAGGGCTGTTGATGGCCCTGTCGACAAAAGGTTGCGCAACTTGTGGATGATGCGTGGAGATTAACTCTCCAATTGACGCAAAAGGCTCCGTACATCGCCGTCCATATCTGCGTCACGTTCACGCAGATCTTCGATCAGGCGTACGGCGTGGATAACCGTCGAATGGTCGCGTCCGCCAAATTTGCGGCCAATCTCTGGATAAGAGCGCGGCGTCAGCACTTTGGACAGATACATCGCGACCTGACGCGGGCGCACGACGGCGCGGGCGCGCCGCTTTGACGACATTTCACTGCGATCGATCCGGTAGAACTGGCAGACCGTGCGCTGAATTTCGTCAATCGTAATCCGGCGGCGATTGGCGGACAGAATATCCGTCAGCTGTTCCTGCGCGAGGTTGAGCGAAACTTCCTGACCGGTCAGCTGCGCATACGCGATCAGTTTGTTCAGACCGCCAACCAGTTCGCGGATATTGCGCGTAATGGTCCGGGCGAGGAATTCGATCACGTCTTCTGGCACCGAAAGCGGCGCAAAGCGCGACAGTTTCGATTCAAGAATTTTCTTGCGCAGCTCGATATCGGCGGCCTGAATATCGGCGACCAGACCCATCGAAAGGCGGCTGAGCAGGCGCGGTTCGACCCCGTCGAGCGCCTGCGGAGCGCGGTCGGCGGCAAAGACCAGACGTTTGCCTTCGGCCAGCAGCGCGTCGATCGTATACAGCAGCTCTTCCTGAGCCGAGGCTTTGCCGATGATGAACTGGATGTCATCCACCAGCAGCAGATCGAAACTGCGCAGGCGTGCTTTGAATTCGATCATCTGGTTGGCTTTGAGCGCTTGCACAAATTCGACCATGAACCGTTCGGCCGAGCAATAAAAAATGCGAGCCCGCGGGTGTGCCTGAAGGAAGGCGTGGCCAATCGCGTGCAACAAGTGTGTTTTGCCCTGGCCAGTCGCGCCTTTTAGGTAAAGCGGCGAAAATTGCGGCTGTTCGGTCGCGGCCATGCGCTGCGCGGCGTTGCAGGCAAGCACATTGGCTTCACCCGTTACAAAAGCCGCAAACGTCAGCGACGGGTCAAGACCGACCGAGCTGGTAAAACCTGCTTCGCCGATTGTTCCGGCTGCAACCGCAATGGCGCTCGCTCCGTCATTGGCGGGGCGGCGGCCATCGTCCAGCCGCAGCTCTGGAAGCTGCCGGCGGCCCGGATGCACCTGAATGTTAACGCTGCGAACTTCGCTGCGCGCGATTTTCCATGCAAGCTGAAGGCGGTCGTGAAAACGGTCTTTGACCCAGGTCGCCGAAAATTCGGTGGGCAGGAAAAGGTCGAGTGTGCCGTTCTCTTTGTTGATCCCACCGACCTGTATCGGCTTGATCCATTGGCTATGAAGTTGATGACCGAGATCTTTGCGAAGACCCTGGCTGATGTCGGACCAGTCCGCGGCGAGATTTACTGCTTCTGAATCTTCCATCAGGTCATCGTCCGCTTTCCGACGCGTTGGCCGCGCCTTATCAAAATTATGCACGTATTCGGTCCCCACAACTTTCCCGCCTCCGAAATCGCTTTCAGAGTGAAATTTTCTTGTTCGATAGGAAAAAGCATCCTCTGCCCAAAGACGTGAGTCTTCAGGGGCCCCCTATCGTTCAGCTTGTTAAAACTCAGGCTGTCCCGCCCCGAGTGAGGCCTGAATTAAGAGGCTTGCGGGCTTTTGTGCAAGCGAGGAATTGTCAAAAACCTGAAATAATCCAGTTGACTCGGTCCTATGCCGCAGGCTTGCGTTCAAGTGCCTGTTTTAACACATTTTTCACTATATAGGGCTTGCGAATCGCGAGGAAACCTAGGCTTTTCAATAAAATGGCCCAGCGCATCCCGGCTCTCAATTTGTAAAATCAAAAAGGGCCGCTCCGTTAAGGAGCAGCCCTAAGTGATTTTCATTTGTAGAAACGCGTCAGGAATGGCCGAATCGGCCATTGCGAAGCGAATCAGAGTGCAGCGACGCGCTTCGACAGGCGCGACATTTTACGCGCGACGGTGTTCTTGTGCATGACACCGCGAGCGACACCGCGTGCCATTTCAGGCTGCGCTGCTTTCAATGCAGCAGCTGCGGCGTCTTTGTCGCCAGCTTCGCAGGCGCTCTCGACCTTCTTAACATGGCTGCGGATGCGGCTCATGCGGGCGGTGTTGACTTCGGTCCGACGTTCGTTGCGACGGATACGCTTACGGGCTTGCGGCGTGTTGGCCATAGGTTGTTTCTGTCTCGCGTTTTTAAGAGGCCGCAATGCGCGACCGAATCAAATCTGTGGTGTGTTCGAAAAACGGCGTTTTACAGCCGGAAAGCGGCGCACATAAGGCTAAGCAGCCGAATCGTCAAGAATTCCCTCACTTCTGACACTTCGCGCAGTACCATGTGCTGCGTCCGCCTTGCGCAATCCGGCTGATAACGCCGCCATCCATATTGCGGCACGGCTCGTCCGTGCGGCCATAAACATCAAAGCGGGTGGCAAAATATCCCAATTCGCCGTCTGGCTGCGCGTAATCGCGCAAGGACGAGCCGCCGTCTTTGATCGACGTTTCCAGCACGTCTTTGATCGCAGGAACCAGACGCGCAAGCTGCGGCTTGGTCACTTTACCGCCGGCTTTGCGCGGATTGATACCGGCCCGCCACAGCGCTTCGCATACGTATATATTGCCGAGGCCCGCCACGATGCGTTGATCCAGCAAGCACAATTTGATGCTTTGCGTCTTGCCTTTCAGCGCGGTTTTCAAATGATCTGGCGTCAGGCCCGGGCCAAGCGGCTCCGGACCAAGAGCGGCGAATTGCGGCCATTGATCCAGCGCATCATCACCAATCAGATCGACTGATCCAAACCGGCGCGGATCGCACAGCGCAAATTGGTGGTCTTTGGTTGCAAGCACGAGATGGTCGTGTTTGTCCGGTTCATCGGGATCAATTCGCCAGCGACCGCTCATGCCAAGATGGAAAATCATCGCCGATCCGCGATCAAGATGAAGCAGCCCGTATTTTGCACGCCGGCTGAGGCTGGTAACAATTGCGCCGGTCATCACCTGAACCAGATCGGGCGGAAAAGGGCGGCGCAGATTGGGGCGGTTCAACTGGACACGGGTTATCCGCTCTCCGTTGAGGAACCGGGCAAGGCCGCGCACTGTGGTTTCGACTTCGGGTAGCTCAGGCATTGATATGGGCTCGCGGGCGGCTCTCTATTTGGATATACGTATCGCTGACCCTCTAACACCCTTTGCGCGGCGCACAATTCCATCTAGGGCACATTGCATGAACGAAACATCGCAAGACACCGTCAGCTTCGGCTATGAGAATGTAACTCCTCAGGAAAAGACCCGCCGCGTGGGAGAGGTCTTTTCAAGTGTTGCCAGCAAATACGACATTATGAACGATGCGATGTCGATCGGGATGCATCGCGGTTGGAAAGATCGTTTTGTTAAGCGTGTGAAGCCGCGACCGGGCGAGCAGATCCTCGACATGGCAGGCGGCACCGGTGACATTGCATTTCGCATGGCGGATCGCGGCGCGGATATTACAGTTGCCGATATCAATCAGGACATGCTGGATGTCGGGGCGGAACGTGCGATGGACCGCCCGGCCAGCGATGAAACCGGCAGTCTGGTCTTTACCTGCCAGAACGCCGAAGAAATCAGCTTCGCATCAAGCAGCTTTGATGCCTACACAATCGTATTCGGCATTCGAAACGTGACGTTTAAAGACAAGGCCTTGGCCGAGGCATACCGGGTGCTGCGTCCCGGTGGCCGGTTTTATTGCATGGAGTTTTCGACAACCGAATGGTCCGGTTTCAAGGAAATTTATGACGTTTATTCCGATAAGTTGCTGCCCCGGATGGGTCAGGCAATTGCCGGAGACGCGGACTCCTATCGCTATCTTGTCGAATCGATCCGCAAATTCCCGACGATGCCCGAATTTGAAAGCATGATCCGTGCTGCCGGCTTTACCAACACCAAGGTCGAACCGATTTTGGGCGGCGCGGTAGCGATTCATTCGGGCTGGAAGATTTGAGCCGACGGGAACGGAAAGAGCTTCCAGGCGCATTTAGACCATGACTTCTCCTGTTGTTCACCTTGCCCGCCTCGCGCGATGGGGCACCACACTGGCGCGCCGCCGTGCGCTGGTGGGGATCGAAGATGATCCCAATGCGCCGACACCGGTAAAAAGACTGGTCAAGCTTGCGCGTTGGGCAACTTTCACAAGCAAGCGCGGCGAGCCCGATTATGCCGGCGCATTCCGCGCCATCGGTCCTGCGGCGATCAAACTGGGGCAATCGCTGGCGACGCGGCCTGATCTGGTCGGCGAGGAAGCCGCCTCCAATCTGTTGAGCCTGCAAGACAGCCTGCCTCCAGTGCCGTTTGAAGAAATCAAAGCCCAGATCGAAGCGAGCTTTGACCAGCCGATCGGCGCATTGTTTGCTGAGATTGATCCCGATCCTGTCGGGGCAGCCTCTATTGCTCAGGTTCACAAGGCTGTGACGACTGACGGCCGCACTGTGGCTGTCAAAGTGCTTCGGCCTGGCATCCGGGAGAAATTTGCCCGCGATATTCAAACCTATGAATGGGCCGCTGCACATGTTGAGGCGATGGGCGGCGAGGCGACGCGACTGCGCCCGCGCCTGACAATTGCGAACTTTAAGCGGTGGAGCAATTCGGAGCTTGATCTGCGGCGCGAGGCGGCGTCAGCCTCCGAATTGGCCGAGGAAATGTCGGGCATCGGTGGATACCGTATCCCTGAAATCGATTGGGACCGGACCAATGGCCGCGTTCTGACGATCGAGTGGATCGACGGGGTAAAAATCAGCCGCACCGATGAATTGCTGGCACGCGGGCATGATCTGGATGCGATCGCCGAAAAACTGGTCATCTCGTTCCTTACCCAGGCGATCAGCGCGGGATTTTTCCATGCCGATATGCATCAAGGCAATTTGTTCGTTGAAGATGACGGAACAATTGTCGCGATTGATTTCGGTATTATGGGCCGGATTGATCGGCGCGCGCGCCAGTGGCTTGCCGAAATCCTCTATGGGTTGACCACGGGCAATTACAAACGCGTCGCCGAAATCCATTTCGAAGCGCAATATGTGCCCAGCTATCACTCGGTCGGCGAGTTCGCGACCGCTCTGCGCGCGGTTGGTGAACCGATGCGGGGCAAGCCTGTCAAAGAGCTGAGCGTGGGGCAGATGCTTGACGGTTTGTTCGCGATCACCCGTGATTTCGACATGCAGACACAGCCGCATCTGCTGCTGCTGCAAAAAACCATGGTGATGGTCGAGGGCATCGCGACCCAGCTTAACGAGAATATCAATATGTGGGACACCGCAGCGCCCTATGTACGCAGCTGGATCCGCGATGAGTTGGGGCCAGAGGCGGCCGTTGCCGAACGCATCAAGGAAGACACGCAAACTTTGATGCGGCTGCCCGATCTGATCCGCCGGATCGACGAACGCTTCCCGCCCAAAGGCGGCGCACCCGAAGCCGCGCCTTTACCCGAAATCAAGCTGCTGACAGATCGCAGCCAAAGTGGCGGCGGATCGCGATTGGGCTATCTTGTCGCCTTGCTCGTCGGAGCGGGCGCCATGTGGGGCGCGTCCAGCATGGGCTGGCTGGGATAAGGCCTTACGGTTTTTACCGTGTTTGCGGCAGGACTTTGGCACCGATCAGGCCAAAGATACCCAGCAAAGCTTCGACCGCCATGGGAATGATGTAGCCTTCAAAGCCGCCATCAATTGCAAGGCTGAAGAGGCGCGTTGCCAGTGTCACGAGCATCAATGCCGCGCCAATGACCAGAGGATCACCGCGCCGCAGCCATGCCCCGACGATAAAGCACGCGCCGCCGACCCCGAAAAATGCAGTCATATCAGAGCGGATCGACGTAATGCCATGCGCACCTTCGATCGAAAGCCCGAAATCGGCAGCCGCGGCGACCGGGTCGGTCAGAAAACCGAATCCCATAAATACCAAAAGCAGCCCGCCCAAAGCGAGCCCGATGCGCAATGCGATAATCATCTCACAAATCCCCTCGTTTGACCGTTCTATTCACCAAGGCGCGCCGGCGCTCAAGAAAATTTAACCATTGCACCCCAAGGCAGAATGGGAATTCGCGCGTTGCCCTGGCCCATAAGTCTTGGCGAGGCGCAGATGCGCGGCTAGGCTATTGCCGCAAATATAAAGAGCGCCATTTTGGGTGCAGGAGACTTGGACGGAAATGACTGGCTTGATCGGCTTTTCCAAAGTGAAATCAGAAGGGCTGACGCGATGAGCGCTGCGGCACCTAAAGTCCTGCTTGTGGTTGGCGGCGGGATCGCGGCTTACAAGTCTTGCGAATTGGTTCGTCTGATCCGTAAGGGTGGGGGCGATGTTACCTGCGTTGTGACGAAAGGCGGGCAGCAGTTTGTAACGCCGATGTCGCTCGCTGCGCTCAGCGAAAATCAGGTTTATACCAGCCTGTTCGATCTTAAAAACGAAGCGGAAATGGGCCACATTCAGCTTAGCCGCGAGGCGGATCTTGTGGTCGTATGCCCGGCAACCGCCGATTTGATGGCCAAAATGAGCGCCGGCATCGCTGATGATCTGGCCACCACTTTGATCCTCGCCACAGATAAACCTGTTATGGCGGTGCCTGCGATGAATGTGCGGATGTGGGAACACGCCGCGACCCAGCGCAACGTCACCCTGTTAGAGCAGGCCGGCGTTCAGGTTTTGCATCCCGATGAAGGGCCGATGGCTTGCGGTGAATTCGGTTATGGCCGATTGCCAGAACCAGAAGCAATCTGGCGCGAAATCGCCGCCCATTTCGGCATCGAAGTCGAAGAATCTGCACCTCCTGCGCCCGCGAATGATCAACAGATCGAAGTCGAAGCAATCGAACCGGAAGATGACGGCGCAGCGACCGGTCTCAGCGGATTGTTATCGCGGATCATCCCGCGCTCTACTGCCAAGCGCAGCCACGAAGATATCGAAACCGAAATTGCCGATCTCCAAGAGCTGCCGGATGAAGAGATCGCCGATGCAGACTTGCCGCCGGTCGAAGAACAAGAGATTGAATTCAATCCTGATCTTGGCGGGCCGTTGCTTGCCAAGAAAGGCGGGGCAGGATCGGCACCTCCGATCGACCCCGAAGCGATCAATCACGAGGTCGACGATCGTAAGGAACAGCCCGAACATATCAAAGGCGAGCAGGCGGCGGCTCCTGTTGGTCCCGCGCCGATTGAAAGCGCCGATGAAGACGCCTTGGGCGGGGAAGTGTACGCGGTTGACGCTGCCTATCGCCCGCTTGATGGGCGGCACGTCCTCGTCACCGCTGGCCCCACTTGGGAAGCGATCGATCCGGTGCGGTATATCGCAAACCGATCCAGCGGTAAGCAAGGATTTGCCATTGCCGCTGCGGCGGCTGCGCTCGGCGCGAAAGTGACGTTGGTTGCAGGGCCTGTATCGCTTAAAACCCCCGCCGGGGTGGACCGCATTGATGTCGAAAGCGCGCAGGATATGAGCGCTGCGGTCAAACAGGCTTTGCCTGCCGATGTTGCGGTGATGGTGGCCGCCGTCGCGGACTGGCGGCCAAAGGAATACACTGGCGAAAAAATCAAGAAGCGCGGCTCTGCGCCGCCTGCTTTGATGCTGACGGAGAATCCGGACATTCTCACCAATGTAGCGGCGGGCGGAAACCGGCCTGAACTGGTGATTGGATTTGCTGCAGAGACAGAAAATGTGCTCGATAACGCCAAGAAGAAACGCAAACGCAAAGCCTGCGACTGGATTGTTGCCAATGATGTTTCAGGCGACGTGATGGGCGGCGATGACAACCGCGTCCATATTGTCAGCGGTGATGGAACCGAGAGCCTGGATGAAATGCCCAAGGCCGCTGTCGCCATGGCGCTGGTCGAACGGATTGCCGCATCCCTGAAAGCAGAGGCCGCCGAATGAGCCGCGAAGCTGGTGCCGAGGGCGCGCCAACATTTGCTCCCGTCTCGGTAGAGGTCAAACGCTTGCCTCATGGAAAGGGGCTTGCGCTGCCCGCCTACGCAACGTCAGGCGCAGCAGGCATGGATGTGGTTTCGGCAGAAGATGTGACGATTGATCCGGGTGCCCGTTATCCAGTGGCCACCGGTCTTTCGGTTGCGATCCCGCTTGGATATGAAATTCAGGTGCGCCCGCGTTCGGGCCTTGCGCTCAAACACGGGATTACGGTGCCGAACACTCCGGGTACGATCGACAGCGATTATCGCGGTGAGCTGAAAGTCCTGCTGATCAATCACGGGACCGAGCCGTTTGAGATTAAACGCGGCGACCGCGTGGCGCAATTGGTGCTGGCGCCCGTGGTGCAGGCCGCATGGCGGGAAGTCAGCGAATTGGATGCCACCGAGCGCGGAGCTGGCGGCTTTGGTTCAACCGGCGGCCACGCGAAACTTTAATTCCCGTTCGCCGCTTTTGCATTATCGATCACAAACCGGATCCTGGAATCAAAAAGGGCGGCGCTGATCCCTTGCGCCGCCCCTTACGTCCCGTCCAAGGGTCTGTTCGGTATAGTCCGTACCCTATTACTGTACCTCGCGCACGGTCTTTCCGTCATCTTTGATCGTTATCCGTAGCGTTTCACCAGAATTCCCAGGGAAATCAGTGAACAAGGCGTCGACAAGATTTGGCACAAGTGTCTGCAAACGGTTTGAACGCGAGGCTGCCTGAGCCTGACCTTCGAACAAACGCTCACCTGTAGTGGTCGAGTCGATCTTCAGATCGACGTCGCCGACATAGACAGTGTAACTGCGCACTTCCGGCCCGGCGAGGAACGGATCATGGAAACCAAAGGCAAAGCCGCGGCGGAAACCAAAGCCCCGGCCCCATGGTCCGAAGAATGGATCGTTAAACCGGCCGCCGGTTGTACGAACACGTTCGCGGCCATTGTCCACGCCGTAATCAAAACGGACCAGCATCGTTGCCTCTGCAGGAGACGCCGCAGCAGAATAACCGAGCTTTGTCAGCTGATCGGCCACCAGATCGGCGTACAGCGCAAATTCGAGCCCGCCGGCAAGTTTCGGATCATCGGCGACAACCGCAAAAGTCTGGCCTTGCGGCGCAGGCAGCGTGGTCGCGAAGCGCGATACATCGGCATTAAAAGTCGGTGCGCAAGCAGATAGGCCAGCGGCCAGCAAAACTGGCAGTACGAACCGTTTGAGAGAGGTTTTGTGAGGTTGTTTCATGGCATACCCTGTTGTTTGATCGCGCTGACGATTGAAAGCGCGCTTTTTTTCACCAATGTTATCGCGCACGTCCCCCCTTTGAGTCATCCAATTGGGTGTGCACCCGACCTCCAACGCGCAGACTGCCATTAGCAAAGGAGACTGTAAAGAAGAGGCCTGAACCGAGATTGAATGAAAGGGCGCGCGCGATTTATCCGCGTACCAATCCCATCGCATTGTAAGTTGCATCCAGAGTGGGCAGGCCCTGTTCGCGCGCACGAGCCGCACCGCGCGCCAGAATCGCATCAAGCGCTTCCTGATCGTCTTTCAGATCGAGAAACCGCGCATTGATCGGCGCGAGCGTTTCCACCAACACTTCGCCCAGCGCCGGTTTGAAAACGCCGAAACCCTGTCCGCCATGTTCATCGAGAACTTCCTGCGCGCTCTTACCGGTCAGTGCGCCGTAGATGCCGACAAGGTTTCGCGCTTCTGCGCGAGGCTCCAAATCCTTTTCCTCGCTCGGAAGCGGTTCGGCATCCGTTTTGGCTTTCTTGATCTTTTTCATGATCGTATCGGCATCATCGGTCAGGCTGATCCGGCTCATTTCAGAAGGATCGGATTTGCTCATTTTGGCCGTGCCATCGCGCAGGGACATGATCCGTGCCGCAGCCGGGGGGATATAAGGTTCCGGCAGGGTGAATAGCGGCGCGTCTTCGGCGCAGAAATCATTGTTGAATTTCTGCGCAATATCGCGGGCGAGCTCCAGGTGTTGCTTTTGATCCTCGCCTACGGGCACATGGGTCGCCTGATACAGCAGGACGTCTGCGGCCTGCAGCACCGGATAGGTGAACAGCGCAACCGATTGCCCTTCGCGGTTCTTGCCTGCCTTGTCTTTCCACTGAGTCATGCGGTTGAGCCAGCCCATCCGTGCCGTACCATTCAACAGCCATTGCAATTCCGCATGAGCGGGAACCTGAGCCTGATTGAACAGGACGGTTTTTGCCGGATCAACGCCGCAGGCCACCAGAGTTGCGACCATTTCGCGGGTATTCTGGGTCAGTTCGGCGGGATCATGTGGCTGCGATATGGCGTGCAAGTCGGCTAGAAAGATAAAGCATTGTCCGCCATTGGCGTGCGCTTCA
This genomic interval carries:
- a CDS encoding DUF983 domain-containing protein, with the protein product MANAQPPIAAIDLPASLPAAGLRGALGQCPRCGEAVLFRKWLKPVDTCGHCQQDWSIQQADDFPAYIGIFVSGHVLAPVVIAMIGRFGMSPWLTLAIILPVALIMCIALLQPSKGAVIAILWWFGVGGFRQERREDIASEEDIA
- the dnaA gene encoding chromosomal replication initiator protein DnaA translates to MEDSEAVNLAADWSDISQGLRKDLGHQLHSQWIKPIQVGGINKENGTLDLFLPTEFSATWVKDRFHDRLQLAWKIARSEVRSVNIQVHPGRRQLPELRLDDGRRPANDGASAIAVAAGTIGEAGFTSSVGLDPSLTFAAFVTGEANVLACNAAQRMAATEQPQFSPLYLKGATGQGKTHLLHAIGHAFLQAHPRARIFYCSAERFMVEFVQALKANQMIEFKARLRSFDLLLVDDIQFIIGKASAQEELLYTIDALLAEGKRLVFAADRAPQALDGVEPRLLSRLSMGLVADIQAADIELRKKILESKLSRFAPLSVPEDVIEFLARTITRNIRELVGGLNKLIAYAQLTGQEVSLNLAQEQLTDILSANRRRITIDEIQRTVCQFYRIDRSEMSSKRRARAVVRPRQVAMYLSKVLTPRSYPEIGRKFGGRDHSTVIHAVRLIEDLRERDADMDGDVRSLLRQLES
- the rpsT gene encoding 30S ribosomal protein S20; amino-acid sequence: MANTPQARKRIRRNERRTEVNTARMSRIRSHVKKVESACEAGDKDAAAAALKAAQPEMARGVARGVMHKNTVARKMSRLSKRVAAL
- the mutM gene encoding bifunctional DNA-formamidopyrimidine glycosylase/DNA-(apurinic or apyrimidinic site) lyase, yielding MPELPEVETTVRGLARFLNGERITRVQLNRPNLRRPFPPDLVQVMTGAIVTSLSRRAKYGLLHLDRGSAMIFHLGMSGRWRIDPDEPDKHDHLVLATKDHQFALCDPRRFGSVDLIGDDALDQWPQFAALGPEPLGPGLTPDHLKTALKGKTQSIKLCLLDQRIVAGLGNIYVCEALWRAGINPRKAGGKVTKPQLARLVPAIKDVLETSIKDGGSSLRDYAQPDGELGYFATRFDVYGRTDEPCRNMDGGVISRIAQGGRSTWYCAKCQK
- a CDS encoding class I SAM-dependent methyltransferase — translated: MNETSQDTVSFGYENVTPQEKTRRVGEVFSSVASKYDIMNDAMSIGMHRGWKDRFVKRVKPRPGEQILDMAGGTGDIAFRMADRGADITVADINQDMLDVGAERAMDRPASDETGSLVFTCQNAEEISFASSSFDAYTIVFGIRNVTFKDKALAEAYRVLRPGGRFYCMEFSTTEWSGFKEIYDVYSDKLLPRMGQAIAGDADSYRYLVESIRKFPTMPEFESMIRAAGFTNTKVEPILGGAVAIHSGWKI
- the ubiB gene encoding 2-polyprenylphenol 6-hydroxylase, which produces MTSPVVHLARLARWGTTLARRRALVGIEDDPNAPTPVKRLVKLARWATFTSKRGEPDYAGAFRAIGPAAIKLGQSLATRPDLVGEEAASNLLSLQDSLPPVPFEEIKAQIEASFDQPIGALFAEIDPDPVGAASIAQVHKAVTTDGRTVAVKVLRPGIREKFARDIQTYEWAAAHVEAMGGEATRLRPRLTIANFKRWSNSELDLRREAASASELAEEMSGIGGYRIPEIDWDRTNGRVLTIEWIDGVKISRTDELLARGHDLDAIAEKLVISFLTQAISAGFFHADMHQGNLFVEDDGTIVAIDFGIMGRIDRRARQWLAEILYGLTTGNYKRVAEIHFEAQYVPSYHSVGEFATALRAVGEPMRGKPVKELSVGQMLDGLFAITRDFDMQTQPHLLLLQKTMVMVEGIATQLNENINMWDTAAPYVRSWIRDELGPEAAVAERIKEDTQTLMRLPDLIRRIDERFPPKGGAPEAAPLPEIKLLTDRSQSGGGSRLGYLVALLVGAGAMWGASSMGWLG
- a CDS encoding bifunctional phosphopantothenoylcysteine decarboxylase/phosphopantothenate synthase, which codes for MSAAAPKVLLVVGGGIAAYKSCELVRLIRKGGGDVTCVVTKGGQQFVTPMSLAALSENQVYTSLFDLKNEAEMGHIQLSREADLVVVCPATADLMAKMSAGIADDLATTLILATDKPVMAVPAMNVRMWEHAATQRNVTLLEQAGVQVLHPDEGPMACGEFGYGRLPEPEAIWREIAAHFGIEVEESAPPAPANDQQIEVEAIEPEDDGAATGLSGLLSRIIPRSTAKRSHEDIETEIADLQELPDEEIADADLPPVEEQEIEFNPDLGGPLLAKKGGAGSAPPIDPEAINHEVDDRKEQPEHIKGEQAAAPVGPAPIESADEDALGGEVYAVDAAYRPLDGRHVLVTAGPTWEAIDPVRYIANRSSGKQGFAIAAAAAALGAKVTLVAGPVSLKTPAGVDRIDVESAQDMSAAVKQALPADVAVMVAAVADWRPKEYTGEKIKKRGSAPPALMLTENPDILTNVAAGGNRPELVIGFAAETENVLDNAKKKRKRKACDWIVANDVSGDVMGGDDNRVHIVSGDGTESLDEMPKAAVAMALVERIAASLKAEAAE
- the dut gene encoding dUTP diphosphatase yields the protein MSREAGAEGAPTFAPVSVEVKRLPHGKGLALPAYATSGAAGMDVVSAEDVTIDPGARYPVATGLSVAIPLGYEIQVRPRSGLALKHGITVPNTPGTIDSDYRGELKVLLINHGTEPFEIKRGDRVAQLVLAPVVQAAWREVSELDATERGAGGFGSTGGHAKL
- a CDS encoding DUF4136 domain-containing protein, translating into MKQPHKTSLKRFVLPVLLAAGLSACAPTFNADVSRFATTLPAPQGQTFAVVADDPKLAGGLEFALYADLVADQLTKLGYSAAASPAEATMLVRFDYGVDNGRERVRTTGGRFNDPFFGPWGRGFGFRRGFAFGFHDPFLAGPEVRSYTVYVGDVDLKIDSTTTGERLFEGQAQAASRSNRLQTLVPNLVDALFTDFPGNSGETLRITIKDDGKTVREVQ
- the trpS gene encoding tryptophan--tRNA ligase, whose translation is MRVVSGIQPTGKPHLGNYLGAIVNYVKLQDEAHANGGQCFIFLADLHAISQPHDPAELTQNTREMVATLVACGVDPAKTVLFNQAQVPAHAELQWLLNGTARMGWLNRMTQWKDKAGKNREGQSVALFTYPVLQAADVLLYQATHVPVGEDQKQHLELARDIAQKFNNDFCAEDAPLFTLPEPYIPPAAARIMSLRDGTAKMSKSDPSEMSRISLTDDADTIMKKIKKAKTDAEPLPSEEKDLEPRAEARNLVGIYGALTGKSAQEVLDEHGGQGFGVFKPALGEVLVETLAPINARFLDLKDDQEALDAILARGAARAREQGLPTLDATYNAMGLVRG